A segment of the Plectropomus leopardus isolate mb unplaced genomic scaffold, YSFRI_Pleo_2.0 unplaced_scaffold16552, whole genome shotgun sequence genome:
CTAACAACTTCACAAgctggaaaatgtattttgcagTGATATGACAACATTGCAAGGCTGTGCAGAATTCAAGGGGATTGCCTGATTTTGCGTGAATTGTTGCGACCCCAACATCGCCAAATCGTGGATGGACTGATTAAAGGCATTCCAAACTCCCAAAATGTTGGGTTCAACCACCTTTCTATGTACTTTCTGTGAATTTACAAAGCTTGTGACCATTTTGGTTATCATTTGAATAATTATTATACAGCTAAAAACTACTCAGAACATCCTGACAAAGCTCTGTGAAACACAAGCAGAGCAATCTCACAgatatttgaaatataataattcatttctgtattatttttcacaaacatcGATATGACATTTGTTgtctgcaaaaaattaaaataaaaaaagtatatttaaaaattactaatattattcaattacattttttaaattaatatttgaaaccctaaattaaaaactaaataccTTCAAATACATTCAATGTTCATTTCCAGTGGTATATTGAACTGTGCTACACAAAGTAAACTCTTTCTAAGGTGTATATGGAAAAGATGTTGGACAAAAGACGACTGTAAAATACGGAcacattttactgtgttttagAGTTATACTGACCTCATCTGTGTGATCACAAGCATATACTGACTATTATATTACTGGGTCGTTTAGATTCATGGAGAAACATTTAAACTCTTAGATTTGCTTACCGATCATGACAGCTCTGCCTTTTGGGTCGACAGCCAGGAACTGTCCGGGGACGATGCGCCTGCAGCCGCTCTTCCCAAACGTTTCCTGGTGGATTttctcaaacatgtttttagatggatgATATTCCAGGATGACGATACGACCGCTGTCACTGCCAACAACAATGTAGTCTGGAAAACATAGAAGAACACTGATAATACAAAAAACTGAGAGAAATATGCACTTTAtcaacatatttatatatttttgtgaggTCATAAAATGATGTTTCTTATGTTTCTCCCAAACTAAGATCTcaggaaaagaggaaaaccAGAGACTAACTCTGCACTTACATTTATCTATATTTAAGTATATATTTAGAACGGTGTATTTAACTGTATGATCCATGTTAGGGGAACATGCACCTTCAGCTACGTACCTTTGGTTCCTCCGGTGAGTCTAAAGGCCATCAGCGACCTCACGATGCCAAAAACCTCCACTGTGAGCAGAGTGTGCACCTTTCCTGTGTTGGCATCTGGCCGCAATAACTCCAAGATCTTTCCCCTGGAAACAACAATCTCCTGCATCTTGGTTCCTATGAATACACAAATATCTTTCTTTTAGGATTCCGCATGTGTTACGTTttagctgaaaacaaacaagagttGCATCCTTTCTGCTGACTGCAGTCAgagcatacaaacacaaaaaacgcgtatttggaaaaaacacaaatgacagCATGGAGAAAAGGTTTCTATATTTTGACGTGATGAACGTTAATCGGAGCATGCAGGCCTGCATGTTATAAGGTTACATGATCATATCAGCAGGTCATCAGTATTGGCAGATaactgctttaaaattaaatatcagcaATGGCCCAAATTAACTTCTCTGCTGGTATAACAGGCTAATAAGATGACACTTTAATTATGAGATTAATTAGTTAAAATTTGCCCGGGTATCAGCTGTTGTCAGGATTGTCTCAGGGCATCATTCAAGCCTGTTTAAGTGGGAagaatttttcagttttttcttaaatttattaCATAAGAATGAATGTGGTGTGTTTTACTTGTAACTAACGTTAAATTGGCTTTACTGTTTTACCCAgtgaatgtgtacattttgaaaagcattgtattttatgtcgcATCTGACATCCATCACGATAGTAGGCGTAATATGTTAACTGCTACAGGAGAGACTTGATGTTCTCTGCAATTAGCTGAAAAAATACGTGCAAATATTAGCTGGACAAAATTAGTTAGAAATAATCACTTTATTGGATACTGACAAAGATCTAATATTGTGCTTCCtcactgcatgtaaacagaagtattaatgttcattttttattaggAACGTTAACAGCTAAGCAGGACTCGGAAaagcgggaaaaaaaaaa
Coding sequences within it:
- the LOC121964651 gene encoding splicing factor 3B subunit 3-like, which codes for MFLYNITLQRATGITHAIHGNFSGTKMQEIVVSRGKILELLRPDANTGKVHTLLTVEVFGIVRSLMAFRLTGGTKDYIVVGSDSGRIVILEYHPSKNMFEKIHQETFGKSGCRRIVPGQFLAVDPKGRAVMIGAIEKQKLVYILNRDAAARLTISSPLEAHKANTLVYHVVGVDVGFENPMFACLEMDYE